A genomic stretch from Mastacembelus armatus chromosome 7, fMasArm1.2, whole genome shotgun sequence includes:
- the agap2 gene encoding arf-GAP with GTPase, ANK repeat and PH domain-containing protein 2 isoform X1, whose product MNNNSKSVNSTAIKVEIKRHESLQSAINKLSKQFERVEDKQLRSGLKVYLHSIQVNIANSQEWTLSRSIPELRLGVLGSLKSGKSALVNRYITSSYAALEKADGGRYKKEVLVDGQSHLLLIREEAGQPDAQFSSWVDAVILVFSLENEASFQELYQLYSQLSAYRTDIPVIVVGTQDKISSTNPRVIEDQRARQLCIDVRHSLFYETCATYGFNVDRVFSEAAQKIVAQKKQAALQACKSLPNSPSHSGGSTPGSASFPGQTINGPSSGYAYSLPSTPVVSHRELRVAQGEGAGSVSSRSLKSIPRRPSLFKNRDTDKKAGDPKGDLSSVRGVPIKQSILWKRSGSSLNKEWKKKYVTLSNNGTLSYHSSSSDYTQNIHGKDIDLLRVTVKVPGKRPPRAVVPAGPSLVPPSSVPGVNGLSKELIAADNTSTVPQLCPATLSVVDDRSGALSPQGGERGLQRCPSSLSTKAQSVDALEGTASPFAGKEPSQSSPMSDRKKNRRKKSMNQKGDAAVGQAEEEENADFIIVSFTGQTWHFEAQSLEERDSWVSAIESQILASLQSCESGRNKARRSSQSEAVALQAIRNAKGNSLCVDCEAPNPTWASLNLGALICIECSGIHRNLGTHLSRVRSLDLDDWPGELTQVLAAIGNHMANSIWESCTQGRIKPSPNATREERESWIRAKYEQRAFVAPLLPALGTQMPDDGMPVWLLSAVTDKDLPRLLLLLAHSTKEQINAQPAGSTSSPRTALHAACQLGDVVMTQLLVWYGIDMKAKDNQGQTAMMLARKTGSKGCIDILLQHGCPSETSPTTVTPALSRRSSTASLGRTSSRKRVS is encoded by the exons AGCTCTGGTGAACAGATATATCACAAGCAGTTATGCAGCACTTGAGAAAGCTGATG GTGGCAGGTATAAAAAAGAAGTGCTGGTAGATGGACAGAGTCATTTATTACTGATCCGGGAGGAAGCTGGACAACCTGACGCACAG TTCAGCAGCTGGGTTGATGCAGTGATTCTGGTGTTCAGTCTGGAGAACGAGGCCAGTTTCCAGGAGTTGTACCAGCTCTATAGCCAGCTCAGTGCATACCGCACAGACATCCCAGTGATAGTGGTCGGCACCCAAG ataAAATCAGTAGTACCAACCCTCGGGTGATTGAGGATCAGAGAGCCAGACAACTGTGTATCGATGTGCGTCACTCATTGTTTTATGAGACTTGTGCCACCTACGGGTTTAATGTTGATCGAGTGTTTTCAGAGG ctgcccAGAAGATTGTAGCTCAGAAGAAACAAGCAGCATTGCAGGCCTGCAAGTCTCTACCTAACTCACCCAGTCACTCTGGAGGCTCCACACCCGGATCAGCATCATTCCCTGGCCAG ACCATTAATGGCCCCAGTAGTGGCTACGCCTACTCCCTCCCCTCTACCCCTGTGGTCAGTCACAGAGAACTGAGGGTTGCACAGGGAGAGGGGGCAGGCAGTGTCAGCTCACGTTCGCTGAAGAGCATCCCCAGACGGCCCTCTCTCTTCAAG AATCGTGACACGGATAAGAAAGCTGGTGATCCTAAAGGAGACCTGAGCAGCGTGAGGGGCGTTCCCATTAAACAG AGCATCCTGTGGAAGAGAAGCGGTAGCTCTCTGAATAAAGAGTGGAAGAAGAAATATGTAACCCTGTCCAACAATGGCACGCTGTCTTACCACTCCAGCTCCAGT GACTACACGCAGAATATCCATGGAAAGGACATCGACCTTCTTCGTGTGACAGTAAAAGTTCCTGGGAAACGTCCCCCGAGAGCTGTCGTTCCTGCAGGTCCCTCACTCGTCCCTCCCAGCTCTGTACCAGGAGTTAACGGTCTGAGTAAGGAGCTGATAGCTGCTGATAACACCAGTACAG TTCCCCAGTTGTGTCCAGCTACTCTGTCTGTGGTAGATGACAGGTCTGGTGCCTTGTCCCCTCAAGGCGGAGAAAGAGGACTTCAGCGCTGCCCCTCATCATTGTCCACCAAAGCACAAAGTGTTG ATGCCCTTGAAGGGACGGCCAGTCCTTTTGCTGGGAAAGAGCCCAGCCAATCATCTCCCATGAGCGACAGGAAAAAGAACAGGAGAAAGAAGAGCATGAATCAGAAAGGAGATGCAGCTGTTGGGCAAGCTGAAG AGGAGGAGAATGCAGACTTTATCATAGTTTCATTTACCGGGCAGACATGGCACTTCGAGGCTCAGAGCCTGGAGGAGAGGGACTCGTGGGTGTCGGCTATAGAGAGCCAGATCCTGGCAAGTCTACAGTCATGTGAAAGTGGAAGAAacaag gCACGGAGGAGCAGTCAGAGTGAGGCTGTAGCGCTTCAGGCCATCCGTAATGCCAAGGGCAACAGTCTATGTGTGGACTGTGAAGCACCAA ATCCCACCTGGGCCAGTCTCAACCTGGGTGCACTGATTTGCATTGAGTGCTCAGGGATCCATCGAAACCTGGGGACTCACCTGTCCCGTGTCCGCTCACTAGACCTGGACGACTGGCCTGGAGAGCTCACACAAGTCCTGGCTGCCATTGGAAACCATATGGCCAACAGCATCTGGGAGAGCTGCACCCAAGGAAGAATCAAACCCTCACCTAATGCCACACG TGAGGAAAGGGAATCATGGATTCGAGCTAAGTACGAACAACGGGCGTTTGTGGCGCCTCTTCTGCCGGCCTTGGGAACCCAGATGCCAGATGACGGTATGCCTGTGTGGCTGCTGTCTGCTGTGACAGACAAAGATCTGCCCAGACTGCTGCTCCTTCTGGCCCATAGCACCAAGGAACAGATCAATGCTCAGCCGGCTGGGTCAACATCGTCACCTCGCACAGCCCTTCATGCTGCCTGTCAGCTGGGAGATGTAGTGATGACCCAGCTTTTGGTCTGG TATGGAATCGACATGAAAGCAAAAGATAACCAAGGTCAGACAGCCATGATGTTGGCCAGAAAAACAGGGAGCAAAGGCTGTATTGATATTTTGCTCCAACACGGCTGCCCCAGCGAGACTTCCCCCACCACAGTCACACCTGCCCTCTCCCGCCGGTCTAGCACTGCCAGTCTGGGCCGAACCAGTTCCAGGAAACGGGTGTCATAG